Proteins encoded together in one Orrella marina window:
- the rplJ gene encoding 50S ribosomal protein L10: MSLNRTEKAVVIEEIAAEVASAQSIVVAEYRGLDVAAVTVLRKNAREAGVYLRVLKNTLARRALANTPFEGLSDQLTGPLIYAVGKDPVAAAKVLAEFSKTNDKLVIKAGSLPNSVLDANGIKALATMPSRDELLSKLLGTMQAPIAQFVRTLNEVPTKFVRGLAAVRDQKQAA; the protein is encoded by the coding sequence GTGAGTCTCAATCGTACTGAAAAAGCGGTCGTGATCGAGGAAATCGCTGCAGAAGTTGCTAGCGCACAATCGATCGTCGTCGCTGAGTATCGTGGTCTGGACGTCGCTGCCGTCACCGTACTGCGCAAAAATGCGCGCGAGGCAGGCGTTTACCTCCGTGTTCTCAAGAATACGCTGGCACGCCGCGCACTGGCAAACACCCCGTTTGAGGGTTTGTCAGATCAGCTCACCGGACCCCTTATCTACGCAGTTGGTAAGGATCCAGTGGCTGCTGCAAAGGTACTTGCTGAGTTCAGCAAGACCAACGACAAGCTGGTTATCAAAGCTGGTTCGCTGCCAAACAGCGTGCTGGATGCCAACGGCATCAAAGCTCTTGCAACCATGCCGTCTCGCGATGAGTTGCTGTCCAAGCTTCTCGGAACGATGCAGGCCCCTATCGCGCAATTTGTTCGTACTCTCAACGAAGTGCCTACGAAGTTCGTTCGAGGCCTTGCTGCGGTCAGAGACCAGAAGCAAGCTGCCTAA